The DNA sequence TCTTCAAGGATGGTCAGCGCGTGGATATGGTAGTTGGCGCTGTCCCGAAAACCACATTGGCGAATACTTTAGAAAAGTATCTATAGTTGCATTTCATTAGACCCAAATTATCAAAAAACTTACTTGAAAAAAGTTAATTGGGTTACTTATGACTTAACCAAAGTAAAAGTGTTTAGGGAGACGGATCTGAAACTATGTGACAGTGAAGTCTTCCCTATTTTCACCCAAACTGGTGTTCGGTTAGGTAGGCGCAAATCGACTAACGTCATCAGCTAAGCAGGTTTTTTTATGGATGTATCTCCGAAAAGTGAAAGCAGCCCCCATACGGTGGCAAATGAAATTAAGGATTTGATTGAGAGCCTTCCCGATACAGAAAAAGGAAGTTGGATTAAACAAGCGGTAAAAATTTTAATCCGCCTGGTGGGTGAAGACATTGCAACAACCGATTGGAAAATTATTTCCCGCACGCTACAAGATCTTGAAGCCGGGTTTATGACGTTTCAACCCTATCGCCATACCCGTAAAGTCACAGTTTTTGGTTCGGCGCGCATTGCCTCTGATACAGAAGAATATGCTCTAGCAAAAGAATTTTCAAAATGTCTGGCTCAACAGGGCTTTATGGTTATGACGGGTGCCGGGGGCGGGATTATGGCGGCTGGGAATGAAGGGGCAGGACGAGAAAACTCCTTCGGCTTAAATATCCAACTCCCCTTTGAACAGGGAGCCAATGAACATATCTATAATGATGAAAAACTGATCGGGTTTAAGTATTTCTTTACCCGAAAACTCTTTTTCTTACGGGAAAGTGACGCGATCGCGCTGTTTCCAGGAGGATATGGCACACAGGATGAAGCATTTGAATGTTTAACCCTGTGTCAAACGGGAAGACAACCGCCGATTCCTTTGGTTTTGATTGATAAACCCGGTGGCGACTATTGGAAAGCGTGGGATCGTTATATCCGACATCATTTGATTCACGATGGCTTAGTCAGTCCTGATGATAACTGTATCTATACCATTACTGATGATCTCGATGTCGCCTGTGAAGCAATTAATCATTTCTACCGCGTCTATCATTCCAGCAGTTATGTGGGCGACTTATTGGTGATGCGCTTAAATGGGGAACCTTCTGATGAACAAGTGGCGTTACTCAATGAAGAATTTAGTGACATTTTAGTGGGTGGGAAATTTGAGAAAAGCCCTCCGCTGAGGGAAGAAAACGGTGACGGGACTAATAATCTGCCTCGTCTGGTATTTCACTTTAACCAGCGGGACTTAGGGCGACTTTATAAGCTGATTCGGCGGATTAATGAGTTTCCCATTGCTGTTCCCTCCCGCGTGGAAACTCATCCTGAACAAAAATAATTTCAAGTTGAGACTTGACAAAGCCCAATTCCCTATGACAAGATTAAAAGGTGCTTGAGTTCCACGCGGGTGTAGCTCAGCGGTAGAGCGTCACCTTGCCAAGGTGAATGCCGTGGGTTCGAATCCCATCACCCGCTTTTAAGGTTTCTTTCCATACAAGCATTCCAGCCTTTGCTAGTCTCATATTTGATAATTTTGGACTAACACTTGGACTAAATTTGGACTATTTGAGTCTCAATGTGTCATGATGGCTGCTAAGAGGTTTTCTGTGCGGGATCGCGCGATCAATCGTAATCTTTGACGCGCTACAATCGTTTGGTTC is a window from the Cyanobacteria bacterium GSL.Bin1 genome containing:
- a CDS encoding cytochrome D ubiquinol oxidase subunit II, with amino-acid sequence MDVSPKSESSPHTVANEIKDLIESLPDTEKGSWIKQAVKILIRLVGEDIATTDWKIISRTLQDLEAGFMTFQPYRHTRKVTVFGSARIASDTEEYALAKEFSKCLAQQGFMVMTGAGGGIMAAGNEGAGRENSFGLNIQLPFEQGANEHIYNDEKLIGFKYFFTRKLFFLRESDAIALFPGGYGTQDEAFECLTLCQTGRQPPIPLVLIDKPGGDYWKAWDRYIRHHLIHDGLVSPDDNCIYTITDDLDVACEAINHFYRVYHSSSYVGDLLVMRLNGEPSDEQVALLNEEFSDILVGGKFEKSPPLREENGDGTNNLPRLVFHFNQRDLGRLYKLIRRINEFPIAVPSRVETHPEQK